The Methanosphaera stadtmanae DSM 3091 genome includes a window with the following:
- a CDS encoding glycosyltransferase family 4 protein, protein MEKTKILFTHNTAMWYRLPFFKQLAKIYDLDLVFTHINVISDVYESDISSKIKGLEDVDYTILDNSHGFARGLIKKAFADYDILIGGSWDTPQELIETIILFTITQIRKKPFIIWREDWDWPKKKNLKEKILERIIKFLSNNTSAILVPGSLHKSYFQNKIKVKPEKIFIMPNVSNITGFKKKALPTNKKKILYVGRLIPRKGVKYLLEAYEQLNISDTELIIIGTGPDEEKLKEYVKKNNMKNVVFTGKIENNQLKKYYNESCLVVIPSINEGMGDPWVFVLNEAMYYENPIIATDAVGAAPDMIKDNGFIVEEKNSTQLKEAMLKILSDDKLQDMMSKKSRKIICEKFQYSNMVDGFNRAISYVKK, encoded by the coding sequence ATGGAAAAAACAAAAATATTATTTACTCATAATACTGCAATGTGGTATAGATTACCATTTTTCAAGCAACTTGCTAAAATCTATGATTTAGACTTGGTATTTACACATATAAATGTTATAAGTGATGTTTATGAGAGCGATATTTCAAGTAAAATAAAGGGACTTGAAGATGTTGATTATACAATTCTAGATAATAGTCATGGATTTGCAAGAGGACTTATAAAAAAAGCATTTGCAGATTATGATATTTTAATTGGAGGAAGTTGGGATACACCCCAAGAACTAATAGAAACAATCATATTATTCACAATTACACAAATAAGGAAAAAACCATTTATAATATGGAGAGAAGACTGGGATTGGCCAAAAAAGAAAAATCTAAAAGAAAAGATTTTAGAAAGAATAATAAAATTTCTATCAAACAATACAAGTGCAATACTTGTTCCAGGATCACTACACAAATCATACTTTCAAAATAAAATCAAAGTAAAACCAGAAAAAATCTTTATAATGCCAAATGTAAGTAACATCACAGGATTCAAAAAGAAAGCTCTTCCCACAAATAAAAAGAAAATATTATATGTTGGAAGACTCATACCACGAAAGGGAGTTAAATATCTTCTTGAAGCATATGAACAATTGAATATTAGTGATACTGAACTTATCATTATAGGTACAGGTCCTGATGAAGAAAAATTAAAGGAATATGTTAAGAAAAATAACATGAAAAACGTTGTATTTACTGGTAAAATTGAAAATAATCAATTAAAGAAGTATTATAATGAAAGTTGTTTAGTTGTAATACCTTCTATTAATGAAGGTATGGGTGATCCTTGGGTATTTGTATTGAATGAAGCAATGTACTATGAAAATCCAATTATTGCTACTGATGCTGTTGGAGCAGCACCTGATATGATAAAAGACAATGGATTTATTGTTGAAGAAAAAAACAGCACCCAACTTAAAGAAGCTATGCTTAAAATATTATCTGATGATAAATTACAGGATATGATGAGTAAAAAATCTCGTAAAATAATCTGTGAAAAGTTTCAATACTCCAACATGGTTGATGGATTTAACAGAGCCATTAGTTATGTTAAAAAATAA